The proteins below are encoded in one region of Metallibacterium scheffleri:
- the rplW gene encoding 50S ribosomal protein L23, whose product MNNEFILSVLRAPLISEKAARLAEHNQYVFEVAPEATKADVKAAVEQLFEVKVEAVNLVNVKGKTKSFRYRQGRRAGMRKAYIRLAEGQSIDVMAKA is encoded by the coding sequence ATGAACAACGAATTCATTCTATCCGTGCTGCGCGCGCCGCTGATCTCCGAGAAGGCGGCGCGTCTGGCCGAGCACAATCAGTACGTGTTCGAGGTCGCGCCCGAGGCCACCAAGGCCGATGTGAAGGCGGCAGTCGAGCAATTGTTCGAAGTTAAGGTGGAAGCGGTCAATCTGGTCAACGTCAAGGGCAAAACCAAGTCCTTCCGTTATCGCCAGGGCCGTCGTGCCGGCATGCGCAAGGCGTATATCCGTCTTGCCGAAGGCCAGTCCATCGACGTGATGGCTAAGGCCTGA
- the rplD gene encoding 50S ribosomal protein L4, with protein MEINVTDAAPLQVAEVVFGAEFNENLVHQVVVAYRAAGRAGTKAQLTRSEMSGTTKKFKKQKGGGARHGDYRAPIFVGGGRAFAAKPRSFEQKVNRKMYRGAMRSILAELNRQGRLQVIPGFGIEQPKTQGLAGKLSQLGAAGHVLLVDDSAADALYLAARNLPHVHVVDVAAMNPVSLVGADRVVMTVESVKKIEAWLA; from the coding sequence ATGGAAATCAACGTTACCGACGCCGCGCCATTGCAGGTCGCCGAAGTCGTCTTCGGTGCCGAGTTCAATGAGAACCTCGTGCACCAGGTGGTAGTGGCTTATCGGGCTGCTGGTCGTGCTGGCACCAAGGCACAACTCACGCGCAGCGAGATGTCAGGTACTACCAAGAAATTCAAGAAGCAGAAGGGCGGTGGCGCGCGTCACGGCGACTACCGGGCCCCGATTTTTGTCGGTGGCGGAAGAGCTTTTGCAGCCAAGCCGCGCAGCTTCGAGCAGAAGGTCAATCGCAAAATGTATCGCGGCGCCATGCGCAGCATTCTTGCCGAACTCAATCGGCAGGGGCGATTGCAGGTCATTCCGGGTTTCGGCATTGAGCAGCCAAAGACCCAAGGGTTGGCGGGCAAGCTGTCACAGCTTGGTGCCGCGGGCCATGTCCTGCTGGTCGATGACAGCGCGGCCGACGCGCTGTATCTGGCAGCGCGCAATCTGCCACATGTGCACGTTGTCGATGTCGCGGCAATGAATCCGGTGTCGCTGGTCGGCGCCGACCGTGTGGTGATGACGGTCGAGTCCGTGAAGAAAATCGAGGCGTGGTTGGCATGA
- the rplC gene encoding 50S ribosomal protein L3 — protein MSIGLVGRKCGMSRIFTEDGRSVPVTLIEATPNRVTQVKSDDTDGYAAVQVTVGAKRPNLLSKAAKGHFAKAKVEPGRGLWEFRVAAADVASYAVGSEIKLDDVFKIGQSVDVAGVSKGKGFQGTIKRHHFKMGDATHGNSLSHRAPGSIGQRQTPGRVFPGKRMSGQMGNVHRSAQGLEVMQIDSERHVIAIKGAVPGATGGNVIIRPTSKG, from the coding sequence ATGAGTATCGGACTGGTAGGCCGCAAATGCGGCATGAGTCGAATCTTTACCGAGGATGGTCGTTCGGTGCCGGTGACGCTGATTGAGGCGACACCCAATCGTGTGACTCAGGTGAAGTCGGATGACACTGACGGTTATGCCGCGGTGCAGGTGACGGTGGGCGCAAAACGTCCCAACTTGCTGAGCAAGGCCGCGAAAGGGCACTTTGCCAAGGCCAAGGTTGAGCCGGGTCGTGGTCTGTGGGAGTTTCGCGTCGCTGCTGCTGATGTGGCCAGCTACGCCGTGGGCAGCGAAATCAAACTCGACGACGTGTTCAAGATCGGACAGAGCGTCGATGTTGCCGGTGTATCCAAGGGCAAGGGCTTCCAGGGCACGATCAAGCGCCACCACTTCAAGATGGGTGACGCGACGCACGGCAACTCACTGTCGCATCGCGCACCGGGATCCATCGGTCAGCGCCAGACTCCGGGGCGCGTGTTTCCCGGCAAGCGCATGTCGGGCCAGATGGGCAATGTGCATCGTTCTGCGCAAGGCCTCGAGGTGATGCAGATCGACAGTGAGCGCCATGTTATCGCCATCAAGGGTGCCGTTCCTGGTGCCACCGGCGGCAACGTGATCATTCGCCCGACAAGCAAGGGCTGA
- the rpsJ gene encoding 30S ribosomal protein S10, whose amino-acid sequence MANQKIRIRLKAYDHRLIDRSASEIVETAKRTGATVLGPIPLPTKIERYTVLTSPHVDKDARDQYETRTHKRVLDIIDPNDKTVDALMKLDLAAGVDVQIKLG is encoded by the coding sequence ATGGCGAACCAGAAAATTCGCATTCGGCTCAAGGCTTATGACCACCGACTGATCGACCGCTCTGCGAGCGAGATCGTCGAGACGGCCAAACGCACAGGTGCCACGGTGCTCGGCCCGATTCCCCTGCCGACGAAGATCGAGCGTTACACGGTGCTGACTTCCCCGCATGTCGACAAGGATGCGCGGGATCAATACGAAACGCGTACGCATAAGCGGGTGCTCGATATCATCGACCCCAATGACAAGACCGTTGACGCGCTGATGAAGCTCGATCTCGCCGCAGGCGTGGACGTGCAAATCAAGCTCGGTTAA
- the tuf gene encoding elongation factor Tu, translating to MSKEKFERKKPHVNVGTIGHVDHGKTTLTAALTKVGAERFGGEFKAYDQIDAAPEEKARGITISTAHVEYESPKRHYAHVDCPGHADYVKNMITGAAQMDGAILVVSAADGPMPQTREHILLARQVGVPHIVVYMNKADMVDDAELLELVEMEVRELLSKYKFPGDDTPIIKGSALKALEGDQSEIGVPSIIKLVDALDSWIPEPKRDIDKPFLMPVEDVFSISGRGTVVTGRIERGVVKVGDEIEIVGIRPTVKTIVTGVEMFRKLLDQGQAGDNAGLLLRGTKRDDVERGQVLCKPGSITPHTKFEAEVYVLSKEEGGRHTPFFKGYRPQFYFRTTDVTGACELPEGVEMVMPGDNVKMKVALIAPIAMEEGLRFAIREGGRTVGAGVVAKIFE from the coding sequence ATGTCCAAGGAAAAATTCGAGCGTAAGAAGCCGCATGTGAACGTGGGGACGATAGGCCACGTGGATCACGGCAAGACGACATTGACAGCGGCGCTGACGAAGGTTGGCGCGGAGCGGTTTGGCGGCGAGTTCAAGGCGTACGACCAGATTGACGCGGCGCCGGAAGAGAAGGCGCGCGGCATCACGATATCGACGGCACACGTGGAATACGAATCGCCGAAGCGTCACTACGCGCACGTAGACTGTCCGGGGCACGCGGATTATGTGAAGAACATGATCACGGGTGCGGCGCAGATGGACGGCGCGATTCTGGTGGTGAGTGCTGCGGACGGTCCGATGCCGCAGACACGCGAGCACATTCTGCTGGCGCGCCAGGTAGGCGTGCCGCACATTGTGGTGTACATGAACAAGGCGGACATGGTGGATGACGCCGAGCTGCTCGAGCTGGTGGAGATGGAAGTACGCGAGCTGCTGAGCAAGTACAAGTTTCCTGGCGACGACACGCCGATCATCAAGGGTTCGGCGCTGAAGGCGCTGGAAGGCGATCAGAGCGAGATTGGGGTGCCGTCGATCATCAAGCTGGTGGATGCGCTGGACAGCTGGATTCCGGAGCCGAAGCGCGATATCGACAAGCCGTTTCTGATGCCGGTGGAGGACGTGTTTTCGATTTCGGGTCGCGGCACGGTGGTGACTGGACGCATCGAGCGCGGTGTGGTGAAGGTGGGCGACGAGATCGAGATCGTGGGCATCCGGCCGACGGTGAAGACGATCGTCACCGGCGTGGAGATGTTCCGCAAGCTGCTGGATCAGGGCCAGGCGGGCGACAACGCGGGGCTGCTGCTGCGCGGCACCAAGCGCGACGATGTGGAGCGCGGTCAGGTGCTGTGCAAGCCGGGTTCGATCACGCCGCACACCAAGTTCGAGGCGGAGGTGTACGTATTGTCCAAGGAAGAGGGCGGTCGTCACACGCCGTTTTTCAAGGGTTACCGGCCGCAGTTCTACTTCCGCACCACGGACGTGACCGGCGCGTGCGAGTTGCCGGAAGGCGTGGAGATGGTGATGCCGGGCGACAACGTGAAGATGAAGGTGGCGCTGATTGCGCCGATCGCGATGGAGGAAGGGCTGCGTTTCGCGATCCGCGAAGGCGGTCGTACCGTGGGAGCCGGCGTCGTCGCCAAGATCTTCGAGTAA